A part of Terriglobus roseus genomic DNA contains:
- a CDS encoding arylsulfatase, whose translation MPNSKKKPNIIFLITDDTGWGDLGAYCGGEGRGMATPNFDRLADEGMTFYSFYGQPSCTPGRAAINTGRIPNRSGMTTVAFQGQGGGLPAAEWTVASVLKTAGYKTFFTGKWHLGEDDYALPNAQGFDEMRYCGLYHLNAYTYADPTWFPDMPEKLRDMFAKVTKGALSGKAGEKAKEDFKVNGQYVDTPEKGVVGIPFFDGYVEKAALEYLDANGKGDTPFYMSVNFMKVHQPNLPHPDYIGKSASKSKFADSIVELDSRIGRIMDKVRALGIQDNTYIFWTTDNGAWQDVYPDAGYTPFRGTKGTVREGGARVPAIITGPGIKAGSKNHDILGSLDFMATCASLAGVKLPENDREGKPIIFDSHDMSPVLFGKGKSDRIAWFYFTENELSPGAARVANYKAVFNLRGDNGMPTGGLAVDSNLGWKGAESYVATVPQIFDLWQDPQERYDIFMNNYTERTWTLVAINEAIEKLMQTYVKYPPRKIQSEVYTGPITITQYEKVAHVREQLGKSGVSMPAVNW comes from the coding sequence ATGCCTAACTCGAAGAAGAAACCCAACATTATTTTTCTGATCACGGATGATACCGGGTGGGGAGACCTGGGCGCGTACTGTGGCGGCGAAGGAAGGGGAATGGCTACGCCCAACTTCGATCGCCTTGCAGACGAAGGCATGACCTTCTATTCCTTCTATGGCCAACCCAGCTGCACACCTGGCCGAGCAGCCATCAATACCGGACGTATCCCAAACCGCAGCGGTATGACAACCGTCGCGTTTCAGGGGCAAGGTGGAGGACTGCCTGCCGCAGAATGGACGGTCGCATCTGTTCTAAAGACTGCCGGTTATAAGACCTTCTTTACCGGCAAGTGGCATCTCGGTGAAGACGACTACGCCTTACCGAACGCGCAGGGCTTTGACGAGATGCGGTATTGCGGTCTGTATCACCTGAACGCATATACCTACGCAGACCCCACCTGGTTCCCGGACATGCCTGAGAAGTTGCGCGATATGTTCGCAAAGGTCACCAAGGGCGCTCTGTCAGGCAAAGCAGGTGAGAAGGCGAAGGAAGACTTCAAGGTCAACGGGCAATATGTCGACACTCCTGAAAAAGGAGTTGTTGGAATTCCGTTCTTCGATGGCTATGTCGAAAAGGCAGCCCTTGAATATCTTGATGCCAACGGCAAGGGCGACACACCGTTCTACATGAGCGTTAATTTCATGAAGGTGCATCAGCCGAACCTGCCACATCCTGACTACATCGGAAAGTCAGCATCCAAGAGCAAGTTCGCTGACTCAATCGTGGAACTGGATTCACGCATCGGACGCATCATGGACAAGGTACGCGCCCTCGGAATCCAGGACAACACTTACATCTTCTGGACGACCGACAATGGTGCGTGGCAGGACGTCTATCCGGATGCAGGTTACACACCGTTCCGTGGAACTAAGGGCACTGTTCGCGAAGGCGGAGCTCGTGTTCCCGCAATCATCACTGGACCCGGAATCAAGGCTGGAAGCAAAAATCATGACATCCTGGGCAGCCTCGACTTCATGGCTACATGTGCTTCTCTCGCTGGCGTGAAACTCCCCGAGAATGATCGCGAAGGCAAACCCATCATCTTCGACAGCCATGACATGTCGCCGGTTCTTTTCGGTAAAGGCAAGTCGGACCGCATCGCATGGTTCTACTTCACCGAGAATGAGCTGAGTCCCGGAGCCGCACGCGTTGCCAACTACAAAGCAGTGTTTAACCTGAGGGGCGATAACGGAATGCCCACCGGTGGACTCGCTGTGGACAGCAACCTTGGCTGGAAGGGAGCCGAGAGTTACGTTGCAACCGTGCCGCAGATCTTCGATCTGTGGCAGGACCCCCAGGAACGTTACGACATCTTTATGAATAACTACACGGAGCGTACCTGGACGCTTGTTGCCATCAACGAAGCCATCGAGAAGTTGATGCAAACCTACGTGAAGTATCCGCCGCGCAAGATACAGAGCGAAGTGTACACGGGCCCAATTACGATCACGCAATACGAGAAAGTTGCTCATGTTCGAGAGCAACTGGGCAAGAGTGGCGTTAGCATGCCTGCGGTCAACTGGTAA